Proteins encoded together in one Salarchaeum sp. JOR-1 window:
- a CDS encoding aldehyde dehydrogenase family protein: MSTYKHYIDGEWVSGDGAETFASTNPATGETLGEFDRATDADVDAAIDAANNAENTWQALSYIDRAEYLWDIYHELRDRHHELGQIVTKECGKEISEGKADVTEAWHMVEWAAGNARHPHGDVVPSEIPSKDAYMRRKPRGTVGCITPWNFPVAIPFWHMAVSLVEGNTVVWKPAEQTPWCGQIIAEMFDDADIPDGVFNMVQGFGDAGARIVDDNGIDTVLFTGSAEVGHEIASKVGGEPGKLAACEMGGKNGIVITEKADLDVAVHSAVMSSFKTTGQRCVSSERLIVHEDVYEEFKERFVEQAKQVAVGDPLDDATFMGPAIESEHVEKIKTGNERAREEGARVLVDRTSLDAAEIPDGHEDGNWVGPFVYEIDYAPDLECIREEVFGPHVALIEYSGGIERGVEIHNDTPYGLAGAVISEDYRQINYFRDNAEVGLAYGNLPCIGAEVHLPFGGVKKSGNGYPSAREVIEAVTERTAWTLNNSKDIEMAQGLSADIKTEDD; the protein is encoded by the coding sequence ATGAGTACCTACAAACACTACATCGACGGCGAGTGGGTGTCGGGCGACGGCGCGGAGACGTTCGCGAGCACGAACCCCGCGACCGGCGAAACACTCGGCGAGTTCGACCGCGCCACCGACGCCGACGTGGACGCCGCCATCGACGCCGCAAACAACGCCGAAAACACGTGGCAGGCGCTCTCCTACATCGACCGCGCCGAATACCTCTGGGACATCTACCACGAACTCCGCGACCGCCACCACGAACTCGGCCAAATCGTCACCAAAGAATGCGGAAAAGAGATCTCCGAGGGAAAAGCGGACGTCACCGAAGCCTGGCATATGGTCGAGTGGGCCGCCGGCAACGCCCGCCACCCACACGGCGACGTCGTCCCCTCCGAAATCCCGTCGAAGGACGCCTACATGCGCCGCAAACCCCGCGGCACCGTCGGCTGCATCACCCCCTGGAACTTCCCCGTCGCCATCCCCTTCTGGCACATGGCCGTCAGCCTCGTCGAAGGCAACACCGTCGTCTGGAAACCCGCCGAACAAACCCCCTGGTGCGGCCAAATCATCGCCGAAATGTTCGACGACGCCGATATTCCCGACGGCGTGTTCAACATGGTGCAGGGCTTCGGCGACGCCGGCGCGCGCATCGTCGACGACAACGGCATCGACACCGTCCTCTTCACCGGAAGCGCCGAGGTCGGCCACGAAATCGCCTCCAAAGTCGGCGGTGAACCCGGCAAACTCGCCGCCTGCGAAATGGGTGGAAAAAACGGCATCGTCATCACCGAAAAAGCAGACCTCGACGTCGCCGTGCACTCCGCGGTGATGAGTTCGTTCAAGACCACCGGCCAGCGCTGCGTCTCCAGCGAACGCCTCATCGTCCACGAGGACGTCTACGAGGAGTTCAAAGAGCGGTTTGTCGAGCAAGCGAAACAGGTCGCGGTCGGCGATCCGCTCGACGACGCGACGTTCATGGGGCCCGCCATCGAATCCGAGCACGTCGAGAAAATCAAGACGGGGAACGAGCGCGCGCGCGAGGAGGGCGCGCGCGTGCTCGTCGACCGCACCAGCCTTGACGCCGCGGAGATTCCGGATGGCCACGAGGACGGGAACTGGGTGGGGCCGTTCGTCTACGAAATCGATTACGCGCCGGATCTCGAGTGTATTCGGGAGGAAGTGTTCGGGCCGCACGTGGCGCTGATCGAATACTCGGGTGGTATCGAGCGCGGGGTTGAAATCCACAACGACACGCCCTACGGATTGGCGGGCGCGGTGATCAGTGAGGACTACCGCCAGATCAACTACTTCCGCGATAACGCCGAGGTTGGATTGGCGTACGGGAACTTGCCGTGTATTGGGGCGGAAGTTCATCTGCCGTTCGGCGGGGTGAAGAAGTCGGGGAACGGGTATCCGAGCGCCCGGGAAGTTATTGAGGCCGTCACTGAACGCACCGCCTGGACGCTCAACAATTCGAAGGATATCGAGATGGCCCAGGGGCTCTCAGCGGACATCAAAACCGAAGACGACTAA